One genomic window of Halobellus limi includes the following:
- a CDS encoding cation:proton antiporter domain-containing protein has product MAAAGGSFLLPIVASIIAIGVIAQILADRFQVPSVVFLIAAGVLLGPEVLGVVGPDSFGNALGAIVGLSVAIIVFEGAFHLRFEKLREAPAATLKLVTFGAAVALVGTATAVHFLLGAPWDVSFLVGALLVATGPTVVTPILDVVPTRDRVAAALETEGIVNDVTAAITAVVIFNAINVGIDDPLALLALFAERLGVGVVVGGIVAGLLFYALRYVDLSPGNAPRNARLLVLAGALVAYGAADTIDTEAGVAAVATAGILLGNADIPYEDEISAFKGDVTLVVLSFVFIALAALLRFDVLVSLGLRGLLVAGIVALVLRPALVFASATGGRFTTGEKWFMSLVGPRGIIPASVATLFAIGLRDAGRTGAADLLVGTVFLVIFVTVVFEGGFARQIAEYLDIIPMRVLIIGGGKVGRTLAERLEDRGENVVLVEQQKEVVETARNAGFTVHHGDGTDTEVLRSAGAENARIVVGATGDDDVNLLVSQLSSSKFDPETVLARVNNPENADAFEELGVRTISATVATAQAMDNYIERPAMMDWMDEVGHTGEIQEAAVTFEDLIGRPIREVGPELPGDCLIALVQRDGETRVPSADFTVERGDRLTIIGGREEVHEAVRFVDPEGR; this is encoded by the coding sequence GTGGCCGCTGCCGGCGGATCCTTCCTGTTGCCGATCGTCGCGTCGATCATCGCCATCGGCGTGATCGCACAGATCCTCGCAGACCGGTTTCAGGTCCCGAGCGTCGTGTTCCTCATCGCGGCCGGCGTCCTCCTCGGACCTGAGGTCCTGGGCGTCGTCGGCCCCGACTCCTTCGGGAACGCGCTGGGGGCGATCGTCGGCCTCTCGGTGGCGATCATCGTCTTCGAGGGGGCGTTCCACCTCCGGTTCGAGAAGCTCCGCGAGGCCCCGGCAGCGACGCTGAAGCTCGTCACCTTCGGCGCCGCCGTCGCGCTCGTGGGAACGGCGACGGCCGTCCACTTCCTGCTCGGCGCGCCGTGGGACGTCTCCTTCCTCGTCGGCGCGCTCCTCGTGGCGACCGGGCCGACGGTCGTCACGCCGATCCTCGACGTCGTCCCCACCCGGGACCGGGTCGCCGCCGCCTTAGAGACGGAAGGCATCGTCAACGACGTGACGGCGGCGATCACCGCGGTCGTCATCTTCAACGCGATCAACGTCGGTATCGACGATCCGCTCGCCCTCCTGGCGCTGTTCGCCGAACGCCTCGGCGTCGGCGTCGTCGTCGGCGGGATCGTCGCCGGACTGCTGTTCTACGCGCTCCGGTACGTCGATCTCTCGCCGGGGAACGCGCCGCGGAACGCCCGGTTGCTCGTGCTCGCGGGCGCGCTCGTCGCCTACGGCGCCGCCGACACGATCGACACGGAGGCGGGCGTCGCGGCGGTCGCGACCGCGGGGATCCTCCTCGGGAACGCGGACATCCCCTACGAGGACGAGATCTCCGCGTTCAAAGGCGACGTGACGCTCGTGGTCCTCTCGTTCGTCTTCATCGCGCTCGCGGCGCTCCTCCGGTTCGACGTGCTCGTGTCGCTCGGGCTCCGCGGCCTCCTGGTCGCCGGCATCGTGGCGCTCGTCCTCCGACCGGCGCTCGTCTTCGCGTCCGCCACCGGCGGCCGCTTCACGACCGGCGAGAAGTGGTTCATGAGCCTGGTCGGTCCGCGCGGGATCATTCCGGCGTCGGTCGCGACGCTCTTCGCCATCGGCCTCCGGGACGCGGGACGGACCGGTGCGGCGGACCTGCTCGTCGGAACCGTCTTTCTCGTCATCTTCGTCACCGTCGTCTTCGAGGGCGGATTCGCCCGACAGATCGCAGAATACCTCGACATCATCCCAATGCGCGTACTCATCATCGGAGGCGGGAAGGTGGGCCGGACGCTCGCCGAACGCCTCGAAGACCGCGGAGAGAACGTAGTGCTCGTCGAACAGCAGAAAGAAGTCGTCGAAACCGCCCGGAACGCCGGGTTCACGGTCCACCACGGCGACGGGACCGACACGGAGGTCCTCCGTTCGGCCGGCGCGGAGAACGCCCGCATCGTGGTCGGCGCGACCGGCGACGACGACGTGAACCTGCTCGTCTCACAGCTCAGCAGCTCGAAGTTCGACCCCGAGACCGTCCTCGCGCGGGTGAACAACCCCGAGAACGCCGACGCGTTCGAGGAACTCGGCGTGCGGACCATCTCGGCGACGGTCGCGACGGCGCAGGCGATGGACAACTACATCGAGCGACCGGCGATGATGGACTGGATGGACGAGGTCGGCCACACCGGCGAAATCCAGGAGGCGGCGGTCACGTTCGAGGACCTGATCGGGCGGCCGATACGCGAGGTCGGCCCCGAACTGCCGGGCGACTGCCTGATCGCGCTCGTCCAGCGGGACGGTGAGACGCGGGTCCCGAGCGCGGACTTCACCGTCGAACGCGGCGACCGACTCACGATCATCGGCGGTCGCGAGGAGGTCCACGAGGCTGTTCGGTTCGTCGACCCCGAGGGGAGATAG
- a CDS encoding thiolase family protein has protein sequence MPTPVIAAAHRTPFGKAGGVFEDVRSEDLSTALIDHVLAETGLGSDAVDDLMWGVAQQRGEQDNNVARVIALLSELGEGVPATTINRWCASSMQAIISAADAVAAGNRECVLAGGVESMSRVPMDGDSYQHLHPELSERYNVFELQMGMTAEKVAEEYGVSRKTQDEYALRSHQRAAEATETGRFDDEIVPIETDDGTVSADEGIRPDTSLEALSELDPAFTGDGSVTAGNASQVTDGAAATLVTSRAFAEERGLDVLAEVGTNAVAGVDPTVMGIGPVPATRNLLARAGTDVDDYDLVELNEAFASQCVYARRELGVDPERYNVNGGAIAIGHPLGASGARLPVTLIHEMKKRDVDRGLATLCVGFGQGAAIEFSR, from the coding sequence ATGCCGACGCCAGTCATCGCCGCCGCACACCGCACGCCGTTCGGGAAGGCCGGCGGCGTCTTCGAGGACGTCCGGAGCGAAGACCTCTCGACCGCGCTGATCGATCACGTCCTGGCCGAGACCGGGCTGGGAAGCGACGCCGTCGACGACCTGATGTGGGGCGTCGCCCAGCAGCGCGGCGAGCAGGACAACAACGTCGCCCGCGTGATCGCGCTGCTGTCGGAGCTGGGCGAGGGCGTGCCGGCGACGACGATCAACCGCTGGTGCGCCTCGTCGATGCAGGCGATCATCTCCGCCGCCGACGCGGTCGCCGCGGGGAACCGCGAGTGCGTCCTCGCCGGCGGCGTCGAGAGCATGAGCCGCGTGCCGATGGACGGCGACTCCTACCAGCACCTCCACCCCGAGCTCTCGGAGCGCTACAACGTCTTCGAGCTCCAGATGGGGATGACCGCCGAGAAGGTCGCCGAGGAGTACGGCGTCTCCCGGAAAACCCAGGACGAGTACGCGCTTCGGTCCCACCAGCGCGCCGCCGAGGCGACCGAAACGGGGCGATTCGACGACGAAATCGTCCCGATCGAGACGGATGATGGGACCGTCTCCGCGGACGAGGGGATCCGCCCGGACACCTCGCTGGAGGCGCTCTCGGAGCTCGACCCGGCGTTCACCGGCGACGGAAGCGTCACCGCCGGCAACGCCTCACAGGTGACCGACGGCGCGGCCGCGACCCTCGTCACCTCCCGGGCGTTCGCCGAGGAACGCGGACTCGACGTCCTCGCTGAGGTCGGCACCAACGCCGTCGCCGGCGTCGATCCGACGGTGATGGGCATCGGTCCGGTCCCGGCGACGCGGAACCTGCTTGCGCGCGCCGGCACCGACGTCGACGACTACGACCTGGTCGAACTCAACGAGGCGTTCGCCAGCCAGTGCGTCTACGCGCGGCGGGAACTCGGCGTCGATCCCGAGCGGTACAACGTCAACGGCGGCGCCATCGCGATCGGCCACCCGCTCGGCGCGTCGGGGGCGCGGCTGCCGGTGACGCTGATCCACGAGATGAAAAAGCGCGACGTCGACCGCGGTCTCGCGACCCTCTGCGTCGGCTTCGGGCAGGGCGCGGCCATCGAGTTCTCGCGGTAA
- a CDS encoding ATP-binding protein, which translates to MTNRALEVVEFLLTAHLYSENRDLDENDLPPRYRRVFWTEPPEDDEDDDGPNVVGIERPLVVTDSVARKATGVEHPWEAISDLLFTQREEFSGRISLTQPEMAVEWYLDRADRERLETNPTIAAAVEDREEVDVTHEEAREQTRPIQADRVWIDSLLEEYFDEEEDAEMLDLVQVRAPEEIEMTLDDLVLTGDQEGEIQKLMQAIEHREYLAEIGLREIGKILFVGPPGTGKTTVSRALAHELGLPFVEVKLSMITSQYLGETAKNVEKTFEVAKRLSPCILFIDEFDSVAKTRRSDEHAALKRAVNTLLKSIDDISLIRDEVILIGATNHPDQLDSAAWRRFDEIVNFPKPDSEMRADILRIITRRMDIAEFDPEAVAELTEGLTGSDLRMVLREAVLEALTEERTTLTQDDIVEAVEDFEERDNLKNMDMMSDGEQLVAGNGGDDHSHDHAHDH; encoded by the coding sequence ATGACTAACCGGGCTCTCGAAGTCGTCGAGTTCCTCCTCACGGCGCACCTCTACAGCGAAAACCGTGACCTCGACGAGAACGATCTGCCACCGCGATACCGCCGTGTCTTCTGGACGGAGCCGCCCGAGGACGACGAGGACGACGACGGTCCGAACGTCGTCGGCATCGAGCGACCGCTCGTCGTCACCGACAGCGTCGCGCGGAAAGCGACCGGGGTCGAGCACCCCTGGGAGGCCATCTCCGACCTGCTCTTCACCCAGCGCGAGGAGTTCTCGGGACGCATCTCGCTGACGCAGCCCGAGATGGCGGTCGAGTGGTACCTCGACCGCGCCGACCGCGAGCGACTGGAGACGAACCCGACGATCGCGGCCGCCGTCGAGGACCGCGAGGAGGTCGACGTGACCCACGAGGAGGCGCGCGAGCAGACCCGTCCGATCCAGGCCGACCGCGTCTGGATCGACAGCCTGCTCGAGGAGTACTTCGACGAGGAGGAGGACGCCGAGATGCTCGATCTCGTCCAGGTCCGCGCGCCCGAGGAGATCGAGATGACGCTCGACGACCTCGTGCTGACCGGCGACCAGGAGGGCGAGATCCAGAAGCTGATGCAGGCGATCGAACACCGCGAGTACCTCGCCGAGATCGGCCTCCGCGAGATCGGCAAGATCCTCTTCGTCGGGCCGCCGGGGACGGGGAAGACCACCGTTTCACGCGCGCTCGCACACGAACTGGGGCTCCCGTTCGTCGAGGTGAAGCTCTCGATGATCACGAGCCAGTACCTCGGCGAAACGGCCAAGAACGTCGAGAAGACGTTCGAGGTCGCAAAGCGGCTCTCGCCGTGTATCCTCTTCATCGACGAGTTCGACTCCGTCGCGAAGACCCGCCGCTCCGACGAGCACGCGGCGCTGAAGCGCGCGGTCAACACGCTCCTGAAGAGCATCGACGACATCTCCTTGATCCGCGACGAGGTGATCCTCATCGGCGCGACCAACCACCCCGACCAGCTCGATTCGGCGGCGTGGCGGCGGTTCGACGAGATCGTGAACTTCCCGAAGCCGGACAGCGAGATGCGCGCGGACATCCTCCGCATCATCACCCGGCGGATGGACATCGCGGAGTTCGATCCGGAGGCCGTCGCCGAACTGACCGAGGGGCTCACCGGCTCTGACCTCCGGATGGTGCTCCGTGAGGCCGTGCTGGAGGCGCTGACCGAGGAGCGGACGACCCTCACGCAGGACGACATCGTCGAGGCCGTCGAGGACTTCGAGGAGCGTGACAACCTGAAGAATATGGATATGATGTCCGACGGCGAGCAGTTAGTCGCGGGCAACGGCGGCGACGACCACTCTCACGACCACGCCCACGACCACTGA
- a CDS encoding MBL fold metallo-hydrolase — MRVTLLGTGDTTGTPTVGCDCETCAEARRLGVERTRFSVHVENERTGESLLVDFSPDFRHQFLTREVPLPDAGIVTHIHFDHLDGLGNAYRLFDDLPVYAADETDPLTDESVAETVSRKYDYLDRVSVHSRSPLEPFAVCGLEVTLVPVDHPPLRCYGLAIEDPETGAKLSLSGDTSYGVPAESRAVLDDPDLLLADGIVPASLSEHHPRGGKHLDDDGVPRTFGQKHMTREGALALAADLSASRTRIVHTAHFYPAEEAFEEPLAVDGEVYEL; from the coding sequence ATGCGGGTCACGCTCCTCGGCACGGGCGATACGACCGGAACGCCGACCGTGGGTTGCGACTGCGAGACGTGCGCCGAGGCGCGCCGACTCGGCGTCGAGCGCACCCGCTTTTCGGTTCACGTCGAGAACGAGCGCACCGGCGAGTCGCTGCTCGTCGACTTCAGCCCGGACTTCCGACACCAGTTTCTCACCCGAGAGGTCCCGCTGCCGGACGCCGGCATCGTCACGCACATCCACTTCGACCACCTCGACGGCCTCGGGAACGCCTACCGACTCTTCGACGACCTCCCGGTGTACGCCGCCGACGAGACCGATCCGCTGACCGACGAGAGCGTCGCCGAGACCGTCTCCCGGAAGTACGACTACCTGGACCGCGTGAGCGTCCACTCCCGCTCTCCCCTCGAACCGTTCGCGGTCTGCGGCCTGGAGGTGACGCTCGTTCCCGTCGACCACCCGCCGCTGCGCTGCTACGGCCTCGCGATCGAGGACCCCGAAACCGGGGCGAAACTGTCGCTATCGGGCGACACGAGCTACGGCGTCCCCGCGGAATCGCGGGCGGTCCTCGACGACCCGGACCTGTTGCTCGCGGACGGCATCGTCCCGGCGTCGCTGAGCGAACACCACCCGCGCGGCGGGAAGCACCTCGACGACGACGGCGTCCCGCGGACGTTCGGTCAGAAACACATGACCCGAGAGGGGGCACTCGCCCTCGCGGCCGACCTCTCCGCGTCGAGGACGCGTATCGTCCACACGGCGCACTTTTACCCCGCCGAGGAGGCCTTCGAGGAACCGCTGGCCGTCGACGGCGAGGTCTACGAGTTGTGA
- a CDS encoding TQO small subunit DoxD, with product MATSTQAKLANPVEFDLQGTLAGYWVAVLRVVTGYWFLHAGITKFAFVSGEPFSAQGYLVNAPAASPIQGFLVWAGQTPWLLEFTNFMIPLGETLIGLGLVAGALVRLASFFGGVLMVFFYLGNASWAHGLVNGDLMGLMLFVTLGVLGAGRVLGLDAILEKTELGKKRIAKFLLG from the coding sequence ATGGCAACATCCACGCAGGCCAAACTGGCAAATCCGGTGGAGTTCGACCTACAGGGCACGCTCGCGGGCTACTGGGTCGCCGTGCTCCGGGTCGTGACGGGCTATTGGTTCCTCCACGCGGGGATCACCAAGTTCGCCTTCGTCTCCGGTGAACCGTTCAGCGCCCAGGGGTACCTCGTCAACGCCCCCGCGGCCAGTCCCATCCAGGGCTTCCTCGTGTGGGCCGGCCAGACGCCGTGGCTGCTCGAGTTCACGAACTTCATGATCCCGCTCGGAGAGACGCTCATCGGCCTCGGGCTCGTCGCCGGCGCACTCGTCCGGCTGGCGAGCTTCTTCGGGGGCGTCCTGATGGTGTTCTTCTACCTCGGGAACGCCAGTTGGGCGCACGGGCTGGTCAACGGCGACCTGATGGGCTTGATGCTGTTCGTCACGCTCGGGGTCCTCGGGGCGGGCCGCGTGCTCGGCCTCGACGCGATCCTCGAGAAGACCGAACTCGGCAAGAAGCGCATCGCGAAGTTCCTCCTCGGGTAA
- a CDS encoding DUF5787 family protein, whose translation MVDADTPREFAFELALCAHLEESTEWVVGRQLGAAVDRSGRRIVDVVGVVPGPDFERRARITDRAIPVRAVESDVGVGERVPRARTVRDSEELHDSVVESAVEAGFFATERRGGREYLRQTTRYPREWFRGLVGIENKPDLGEPGALGRQLRTDVSLGLFEEVVLATASHVTRAHLNRIPDEVGVWRFDPESGAREVIREAAPLSTDAPGVELVAERPLRTEIELVDRDAKERARTRVAERAYGKGWRTYDLPACEHAAATADGRPYCAHFDRVVDPARVCGGGCRAYDPGSKPDVDGDDLRDERTPWRRDPPGVVRRQSGLDRFG comes from the coding sequence GTGGTCGACGCCGACACGCCGCGGGAGTTCGCCTTCGAGCTCGCGCTCTGTGCGCACCTCGAAGAGTCGACCGAGTGGGTCGTCGGTCGCCAACTGGGCGCGGCGGTCGACCGGTCGGGCCGGCGCATCGTGGACGTCGTCGGCGTCGTGCCCGGACCCGACTTCGAGCGGCGCGCGCGGATCACCGATCGAGCGATTCCGGTCCGCGCCGTCGAGAGCGACGTCGGCGTCGGCGAGCGCGTCCCGCGGGCCCGCACCGTCCGCGACTCCGAGGAACTCCACGACTCGGTCGTCGAGAGTGCCGTCGAGGCCGGGTTCTTCGCGACGGAGCGCCGCGGGGGTCGGGAGTACCTCCGGCAGACGACGCGGTACCCCCGAGAGTGGTTCCGCGGCCTCGTCGGCATCGAGAACAAGCCCGACCTCGGCGAGCCGGGAGCGCTGGGCAGACAGCTCCGGACGGACGTCTCGCTCGGACTGTTCGAGGAGGTGGTCCTGGCGACCGCGAGTCACGTGACGCGCGCGCATCTGAACCGGATCCCCGACGAGGTGGGCGTCTGGCGGTTCGACCCCGAGAGCGGGGCGCGCGAGGTGATCCGCGAGGCGGCGCCGCTGTCGACCGACGCGCCGGGTGTCGAACTCGTCGCCGAGCGGCCGCTTCGAACGGAGATCGAACTGGTCGACCGCGACGCGAAAGAACGGGCTCGGACACGGGTCGCCGAGCGGGCCTACGGCAAGGGCTGGCGGACGTACGACCTCCCGGCGTGTGAACACGCGGCGGCGACCGCCGACGGCCGGCCCTACTGTGCCCACTTCGACCGCGTCGTCGATCCGGCGCGCGTCTGCGGCGGGGGCTGTCGCGCCTACGACCCCGGATCGAAACCCGACGTCGACGGCGACGACCTCCGGGACGAGCGGACGCCCTGGCGACGGGATCCACCCGGAGTCGTGCGACGGCAGTCGGGACTCGACCGGTTCGGGTAG
- a CDS encoding NifU family protein, with the protein MSDSEDSLRRRVETWMVGQMPIIQMHGGESVVRKADPDSGEVVVELGGACAGCGISNITADNIKADLLMEFEEIEDVRVKVPSAGDHGSSTVEGGRGGELQYGTEDPGHF; encoded by the coding sequence ATGAGCGACTCCGAGGACTCTCTCCGGCGGCGCGTCGAGACGTGGATGGTCGGACAGATGCCGATCATCCAGATGCACGGCGGCGAGAGCGTCGTCCGGAAGGCCGACCCCGACAGCGGCGAGGTCGTCGTCGAACTGGGCGGTGCCTGCGCCGGCTGCGGCATCTCGAACATCACGGCGGACAACATCAAGGCGGACCTGCTGATGGAGTTCGAGGAGATCGAAGACGTCCGCGTGAAGGTCCCGAGCGCCGGCGACCACGGGAGCAGCACCGTCGAGGGCGGTCGCGGCGGCGAGCTCCAGTACGGCACCGAGGATCCCGGTCACTTCTGA
- a CDS encoding LVIVD repeat-containing protein, with product MRRRDFLRVGGALVGAGGALGGTSALIGRRGFPGASTATAHPGPYEPYGSIDVEGAKEAVVGPDGEVAYLATTAGYAAVDVSVPDRPRLLADVREPLAERDGGPLRGIFDVKLDATDPDTLVVVGPANPLPGALAGVLVVDVSDPENPQRRAFHETSFPIHNCFVRDGVAYLTGNDGGRNPLVLLDTESGAELGRWALEDAAPSWDEVPSTLRSVHDVFVRDSTAFVAMWDAGTWILDVSDPESPTAVGTLGGGDPAAFAELSGSAARREATLPPGNHHYVATDESGTLLAVGRESWAIRAEEDAGGQTAGEKGNGSETEPDGDPSAGTTTAGGTLPPDAYEGGPSGIDLWDVSDPGSPEHRATIPAPPSSDPTYGGVWTTAHNFEIADGILYASWYQGGVTRHDVSDPEAPERVSWWRDPNEAKFWTARLARAGEREGFFVASSMGVGDVPARLYTFPDHAGEQADPPGVLPDREPTPVAGIETGSGGASRTAQTDATETRATETKTASATTESGASEGVGIGAPGFGLTAGVASLALAAWRLAGE from the coding sequence ATGCGTCGACGCGACTTCCTGCGTGTCGGCGGCGCGCTGGTCGGAGCGGGCGGCGCGCTGGGCGGAACGAGCGCCCTGATCGGGCGCCGTGGGTTTCCGGGCGCGTCGACCGCGACCGCGCACCCCGGGCCGTACGAACCGTACGGTTCGATCGACGTCGAGGGCGCGAAGGAGGCGGTCGTCGGTCCGGACGGCGAAGTCGCCTACCTCGCGACCACGGCCGGCTACGCCGCCGTCGACGTCTCCGTCCCGGATCGGCCCCGGCTTCTCGCCGACGTGCGCGAGCCGCTCGCAGAGCGCGACGGCGGCCCCCTGCGCGGCATCTTCGACGTGAAACTCGACGCGACCGACCCGGACACGCTCGTCGTCGTCGGGCCCGCGAACCCGCTGCCCGGCGCGCTCGCGGGGGTCCTCGTCGTCGACGTGAGCGACCCGGAGAACCCCCAGCGGCGGGCCTTCCACGAGACGTCGTTTCCGATCCACAACTGCTTCGTCCGCGACGGCGTCGCCTACCTCACCGGAAACGACGGCGGGCGGAACCCGCTCGTCCTCCTCGATACGGAGTCGGGCGCGGAACTCGGCCGCTGGGCGCTCGAAGACGCCGCTCCGTCCTGGGACGAGGTGCCGAGCACGCTGCGGAGCGTCCACGACGTCTTCGTTCGCGACTCGACGGCGTTCGTCGCGATGTGGGACGCCGGCACCTGGATCCTCGACGTGTCGGACCCGGAATCCCCGACCGCCGTGGGAACACTCGGCGGCGGCGACCCCGCGGCGTTCGCGGAGCTATCCGGTTCCGCGGCCCGCCGCGAGGCGACGCTGCCGCCGGGGAACCACCACTACGTCGCGACCGACGAGTCCGGGACACTCCTGGCCGTCGGCCGCGAGTCGTGGGCGATCCGAGCGGAGGAAGACGCAGGCGGACAGACGGCGGGCGAGAAGGGCAACGGGTCGGAGACGGAACCGGACGGGGACCCGTCCGCGGGGACGACGACCGCCGGCGGAACCCTCCCGCCCGACGCCTACGAGGGCGGTCCCTCCGGGATCGACCTCTGGGACGTCTCCGACCCCGGATCGCCGGAGCACCGAGCGACGATCCCGGCGCCGCCGTCGTCGGATCCGACCTACGGCGGCGTGTGGACCACCGCGCACAACTTCGAGATCGCGGACGGGATCCTGTACGCCTCGTGGTATCAGGGCGGCGTCACGCGCCACGACGTCTCCGACCCCGAAGCGCCCGAGCGGGTCTCGTGGTGGCGGGACCCGAACGAGGCGAAGTTCTGGACCGCCCGGTTGGCCCGGGCCGGCGAGCGGGAGGGCTTCTTCGTCGCGAGCAGTATGGGCGTCGGCGACGTCCCCGCCCGGCTGTACACGTTCCCCGATCACGCCGGCGAGCAGGCCGACCCGCCCGGAGTGCTGCCCGATCGGGAGCCGACGCCGGTCGCCGGGATCGAGACGGGATCCGGCGGCGCCTCACGGACGGCGCAGACGGATGCGACCGAGACGAGAGCGACCGAGACGAAAACGGCGTCGGCGACGACCGAATCCGGCGCGTCGGAGGGCGTCGGCATCGGCGCGCCGGGGTTCGGCCTCACGGCGGGTGTCGCCAGCCTGGCGCTGGCGGCCTGGCGGCTGGCGGGGGAGTGA
- a CDS encoding ROK family protein, whose translation MAYYVGVDLGATNVRAVVADDDGTVIGRSDRGTPRGPTGITVTEAVLRVAREACAEGGVDPEQVNAAGIGAIGPLDLAEGTVENPANLPDTIDRIPLTGPLSVLFDTERVYLHNDTNAGVIGERFYSDRNPDDMVYLTISSGIGAGVCVDGNVLSGWDGNAGEVGHMTVDPQGLLTCGCGHDGHWEAYCSGNNIPRYAEFLFEEDDIETALPIEDPEFSAVDVFEHDGTDEFATHVVEQLAHWNAMGVANIVHAYAPLIVYVGGAVALNNPERTLDPIRERMDEMVMSNVPEIQLTTLGDDVVVKGALASAMTDGTGDRTRL comes from the coding sequence ATGGCCTACTACGTGGGCGTCGACCTCGGGGCGACGAACGTCCGTGCGGTCGTCGCCGACGACGACGGCACGGTCATCGGACGCAGCGACCGCGGGACTCCGCGCGGGCCGACCGGCATCACGGTCACGGAGGCCGTCCTCCGGGTCGCCAGGGAAGCGTGTGCCGAGGGCGGCGTGGATCCCGAGCAGGTGAACGCGGCCGGAATCGGCGCGATCGGTCCGCTGGACCTCGCGGAAGGAACGGTCGAGAACCCGGCGAACCTCCCGGACACCATCGACCGCATCCCGCTCACCGGTCCGCTGTCGGTGCTCTTCGACACCGAGCGCGTGTACCTCCACAACGACACGAACGCGGGCGTCATCGGCGAGCGGTTCTACTCCGATCGGAACCCCGACGACATGGTCTATCTCACCATCTCCTCGGGGATCGGCGCGGGCGTCTGCGTCGACGGCAACGTCCTGTCGGGATGGGACGGGAACGCGGGCGAAGTCGGACACATGACCGTCGACCCGCAGGGGCTTCTCACCTGCGGCTGCGGGCACGACGGTCACTGGGAGGCGTACTGCTCGGGCAACAACATCCCGCGCTACGCGGAGTTCCTCTTCGAGGAGGACGACATCGAGACGGCGCTCCCGATCGAGGACCCGGAGTTCTCCGCCGTCGACGTCTTCGAACACGACGGAACCGACGAGTTCGCCACGCACGTCGTCGAGCAGCTCGCCCACTGGAACGCGATGGGCGTCGCGAACATCGTCCACGCGTACGCGCCGCTCATCGTGTACGTCGGCGGCGCGGTCGCGCTCAACAACCCCGAGCGGACCCTCGATCCGATCCGCGAGCGGATGGACGAGATGGTGATGTCGAACGTCCCCGAGATCCAGCTGACGACGCTCGGCGACGACGTGGTCGTGAAGGGCGCGCTGGCCAGCGCGATGACCGACGGGACCGGCGACAGAACGCGGCTCTGA
- a CDS encoding universal stress protein translates to MAIETMLLAVGPSDRDRIDRLTEETLDVAGPTGATVVVGHVFTRDEYEDVLEKLEFDREVDEVSADDVAGRHTTVRDIVDRLDEAGVDYEIRGAVGDHADSIVELAEDVTADRVLVGGRHRSPTGKAVFGSTAQTVMLEAPCPVTFVRSGTR, encoded by the coding sequence ATGGCCATAGAGACGATGCTACTGGCAGTGGGACCGAGCGACCGGGACCGAATCGATCGGCTGACCGAGGAAACGCTGGACGTCGCCGGCCCGACAGGAGCGACGGTCGTCGTCGGACACGTATTCACGCGTGACGAGTACGAGGACGTGCTCGAGAAGTTGGAGTTCGATCGCGAGGTCGACGAGGTGTCGGCCGACGACGTCGCCGGCCGCCATACGACCGTCCGCGACATCGTCGACCGACTCGACGAGGCCGGCGTCGACTACGAGATCCGCGGTGCCGTGGGCGACCACGCCGACTCGATCGTGGAACTGGCCGAGGACGTCACCGCCGACCGCGTCCTCGTGGGCGGTCGTCACCGCTCGCCGACGGGCAAGGCAGTGTTCGGAAGCACCGCCCAGACGGTGATGCTCGAGGCGCCCTGTCCGGTCACGTTCGTCCGGTCCGGAACCAGGTGA
- a CDS encoding DUF5611 family protein, translated as MKEYKMRRGETLEDRIPDMESTVEEYFGPISGTTEYKGSDLYVVEEPENPVFERVVAGAVSYSGKKDRLGVEFEERDPTELSPDDLEAAGDAVDAKNDFLLEATGRDAKSRRDSMKRDVEDDAPDY; from the coding sequence ATGAAGGAGTACAAGATGCGTCGCGGGGAAACGCTGGAGGATCGCATCCCGGACATGGAGTCGACGGTCGAGGAGTACTTCGGCCCGATCTCGGGGACGACGGAGTACAAGGGGAGCGACCTCTACGTCGTCGAAGAGCCGGAGAACCCGGTGTTCGAGCGGGTCGTCGCCGGCGCGGTGAGCTACAGCGGCAAGAAGGACCGCCTCGGCGTCGAGTTCGAAGAACGCGACCCGACCGAACTCTCGCCCGACGACCTCGAAGCCGCCGGCGACGCGGTCGACGCGAAGAACGACTTCCTCCTCGAGGCGACGGGTCGGGACGCGAAGTCGCGGCGCGACTCGATGAAGCGGGACGTCGAGGACGACGCCCCGGACTACTGA